One Manihot esculenta cultivar AM560-2 chromosome 6, M.esculenta_v8, whole genome shotgun sequence DNA segment encodes these proteins:
- the LOC110616661 gene encoding heme-binding-like protein At3g10130, chloroplastic isoform X3, with protein sequence MVMKFMLLPWKPELIFTGTSVMGINPETGKFCSHLDFWDSIKNNEYFSLEGLWDVFKQLRIYKTPDLETPKYQILKRTGGYEIRKYAPFIVVETRGNKLSGSTGFNDVAGYIFGKNSTMEKIPMTTPVFTEANDVESSEVSIQIVIPLEKEFSSLPDPNEEKINLRKVEGGIAAVLKFSGKPTDEIVREKERVLRSSLIKDGIKPTMGCLLARYNDPGRTWSFTMRNEVLIWLEEFSLE encoded by the exons ATGGTGATGAAGTTCATGCTTCTTCCATGGAAACCAGAATTGATCTTTACAGGAACCTCAGTCATGGGCATTAATCCAGAGACTGGGAAATTCTGCAGCCATTTG GATTTCTGGGATTCCATAAAGAATAATGAGTACTTTTCACTTGAAGGTTTGTGGGATGTGTTTAAGCAG TTGAGGATTTACAAGACTCCTGACCTGGAAACACCCAAATATCAGATACTGAAAAGGACTGGAGGTTATGAG ATAAGAAAGTATGCCCCGTTTATCGTGGTAGAAACAAGAGGAAATAAATTATCTGGGTCAACTGGATTCAATGATGTTGCTGG ATATATCTTCGGAAAGAATTCCACAATGGAAAAAATACCAATGACTACACCTGTATTCACCGAGGCAAATGATGTTGAATCGTCGGAAGTGTCCATCCAAATAGTTATTCCTTTGGAGAAAGAATTTAGCAG TTTACCAGATCCTAATGAAGAGAAAATTAACTTGAGGAAAGTGGAAGGTGGCATTGCTGCAGTGCTAAAGTTCAGTGGAAAACCAACTGATGAaattgttcgtgagaaagagagagtgctGCGCTCAAGTCTCATCAAAGATGGTATTAAACCTACGATGGGCTGTTTACTTGCCCGCTATAATGATCCAGGCAGGACATGGAGCTTTACAATG AGGAATGAAGTGCTAATATGGCTTGAGGAATTCTCACTGGAGTAG
- the LOC110616661 gene encoding uncharacterized protein LOC110616661 isoform X1, producing the protein MATTQLSLHILSPIPTDCITSRRLSKNFGTRNLAVRTSVSRSSKWSLRLSLVEQSPPVESTAVDVKQLVDFLYDDLPHLFDDQGIDRTAYDEHVKFRDPITKHDSISGYLFNISLLKVLFRPQFFLHWVKQTGPYEITTRWTMVMKFMLLPWKPELIFTGTSVMGINPETGKFCSHLDFWDSIKNNEYFSLEGLWDVFKQLRIYKTPDLETPKYQILKRTGGYEIRKYAPFIVVETRGNKLSGSTGFNDVAGYIFGKNSTMEKIPMTTPVFTEANDVESSEVSIQIVIPLEKEFSSLPDPNEEKINLRKVEGGIAAVLKFSGKPTDEIVREKERVLRSSLIKDGIKPTMGCLLARYNDPGRTWSFTMRNEVLIWLEEFSLE; encoded by the exons ATGGCCACCACTCAACTTTCCCTCCATATCCTCAGTCCAATCCCCACCGACTGCATCACTTCCCGGCGTCTCAGCAAGAACTTCGGGACAAGGAACTTAGCAGTGAGAACCTCTGTGTCTCGCAGCTCTAAGTGGTCCCTTAGGCTGAGTCTGGTGGAGCAGAGCCCACCTGTAGAATCAACTGCAGTTGACGTCAAACAGTTGGTGGACTTCTTGTATGATGATCTCCCGCATCTCTTTGATGACCAGGGCATTGATCGGACGGCATACGATGAGCATGTGAAGTTCAGGGACCCAATAACTAAGCATGACAGTATAAGTGGCTACCTCTTTAACATTTCTCTTTTAAAGGTTCTCTTCAGGCCTCAGTTCTTCTTGCACTGGGTCAAACAG ACAGGACCTTATGAGATAACTACCAGGTGGACTATGGTGATGAAGTTCATGCTTCTTCCATGGAAACCAGAATTGATCTTTACAGGAACCTCAGTCATGGGCATTAATCCAGAGACTGGGAAATTCTGCAGCCATTTG GATTTCTGGGATTCCATAAAGAATAATGAGTACTTTTCACTTGAAGGTTTGTGGGATGTGTTTAAGCAG TTGAGGATTTACAAGACTCCTGACCTGGAAACACCCAAATATCAGATACTGAAAAGGACTGGAGGTTATGAG ATAAGAAAGTATGCCCCGTTTATCGTGGTAGAAACAAGAGGAAATAAATTATCTGGGTCAACTGGATTCAATGATGTTGCTGG ATATATCTTCGGAAAGAATTCCACAATGGAAAAAATACCAATGACTACACCTGTATTCACCGAGGCAAATGATGTTGAATCGTCGGAAGTGTCCATCCAAATAGTTATTCCTTTGGAGAAAGAATTTAGCAG TTTACCAGATCCTAATGAAGAGAAAATTAACTTGAGGAAAGTGGAAGGTGGCATTGCTGCAGTGCTAAAGTTCAGTGGAAAACCAACTGATGAaattgttcgtgagaaagagagagtgctGCGCTCAAGTCTCATCAAAGATGGTATTAAACCTACGATGGGCTGTTTACTTGCCCGCTATAATGATCCAGGCAGGACATGGAGCTTTACAATG AGGAATGAAGTGCTAATATGGCTTGAGGAATTCTCACTGGAGTAG
- the LOC110616661 gene encoding uncharacterized protein LOC110616661 isoform X2 — MATTQLSLHILSPIPTDCITSRRLSKNFGTRNLAVRTSVSRSSKWSLRLSLVEQSPPVESTAVDVKQLVDFLYDDLPHLFDDQGIDRTAYDEHVKFRDPITKHDSISGYLFNISLLKVLFRPQFFLHWVKQTGPYEITTRWTMVMKFMLLPWKPELIFTGTSVMGINPETGKFCSHLDFWDSIKNNEYFSLEGLWDVFKQLRIYKTPDLETPKYQILKRTGGYEIRKYAPFIVVETRGNKLSGSTGFNDVAGYIFGKNSTMEKIPMTTPVFTEANDVESSEVSIQIVIPLEKEFSRS; from the exons ATGGCCACCACTCAACTTTCCCTCCATATCCTCAGTCCAATCCCCACCGACTGCATCACTTCCCGGCGTCTCAGCAAGAACTTCGGGACAAGGAACTTAGCAGTGAGAACCTCTGTGTCTCGCAGCTCTAAGTGGTCCCTTAGGCTGAGTCTGGTGGAGCAGAGCCCACCTGTAGAATCAACTGCAGTTGACGTCAAACAGTTGGTGGACTTCTTGTATGATGATCTCCCGCATCTCTTTGATGACCAGGGCATTGATCGGACGGCATACGATGAGCATGTGAAGTTCAGGGACCCAATAACTAAGCATGACAGTATAAGTGGCTACCTCTTTAACATTTCTCTTTTAAAGGTTCTCTTCAGGCCTCAGTTCTTCTTGCACTGGGTCAAACAG ACAGGACCTTATGAGATAACTACCAGGTGGACTATGGTGATGAAGTTCATGCTTCTTCCATGGAAACCAGAATTGATCTTTACAGGAACCTCAGTCATGGGCATTAATCCAGAGACTGGGAAATTCTGCAGCCATTTG GATTTCTGGGATTCCATAAAGAATAATGAGTACTTTTCACTTGAAGGTTTGTGGGATGTGTTTAAGCAG TTGAGGATTTACAAGACTCCTGACCTGGAAACACCCAAATATCAGATACTGAAAAGGACTGGAGGTTATGAG ATAAGAAAGTATGCCCCGTTTATCGTGGTAGAAACAAGAGGAAATAAATTATCTGGGTCAACTGGATTCAATGATGTTGCTGG ATATATCTTCGGAAAGAATTCCACAATGGAAAAAATACCAATGACTACACCTGTATTCACCGAGGCAAATGATGTTGAATCGTCGGAAGTGTCCATCCAAATAGTTATTCCTTTGGAGAAAGAATTTAGCAG ATCCTAA